Proteins from one Veillonellales bacterium genomic window:
- the dprA gene encoding DNA-processing protein DprA, with protein sequence MNKLYLAALQMIPGIGATRTRQLFDFFGSAQQVWQADEKDLLSSGCLDRNTCSKLLVQRKNINIHTAVRQWEKQGIQICSIDDAEYPFLLRNIYNPPMVLFYRGRLPEVKNIIAIVGARQASAYGRNAARMLSAELAQAGFCIVSGAARGIDTAAHTGALTKGSTVAVLGCGVDVNYPPENGRLLAEIAEKGAVISEYAPGTMAHPGHFPARNRIINGMSQGVIVVEAAEKSGALITADYALEEGRDVFAVPGSIFSSQSKGTHRLIKQGAKIIDSADDVLEEYHLQPEDRRNKKAELSLTDEEKNVYAVLSYDTPLGIEEIILKTNGLPTTITYILLQLELRGLVTECSGQCYVRAAGEGVS encoded by the coding sequence ATGAACAAGTTGTATTTGGCGGCTTTGCAAATGATACCGGGAATTGGGGCAACGCGGACGAGACAGCTGTTCGATTTTTTTGGCAGTGCGCAACAGGTTTGGCAGGCTGATGAAAAAGATCTGCTGTCGTCGGGGTGTCTTGATCGGAATACCTGTAGTAAATTGTTGGTACAGCGGAAAAATATAAATATACATACAGCAGTACGGCAATGGGAAAAACAGGGTATACAAATATGCTCGATTGACGATGCGGAGTATCCGTTTCTCCTGCGCAATATTTACAATCCCCCTATGGTATTATTTTATCGGGGAAGGCTGCCTGAGGTAAAAAATATAATCGCTATTGTCGGTGCGCGGCAGGCTTCAGCATATGGCAGAAATGCTGCTAGGATGCTGAGCGCTGAATTGGCTCAAGCTGGTTTTTGCATCGTCAGTGGCGCCGCCCGCGGGATTGATACTGCGGCTCATACCGGCGCCCTGACAAAAGGGTCTACTGTTGCGGTACTGGGGTGTGGGGTAGATGTGAATTATCCGCCGGAAAATGGTCGCTTGCTGGCTGAAATTGCCGAGAAAGGTGCTGTAATTTCTGAATACGCCCCCGGAACCATGGCTCATCCCGGTCATTTTCCCGCCAGAAACAGGATTATCAACGGGATGTCGCAGGGAGTTATTGTTGTTGAGGCTGCGGAAAAGAGCGGGGCATTGATTACTGCCGATTATGCATTGGAAGAGGGACGGGATGTATTTGCTGTTCCCGGCAGTATTTTTTCTTCGCAGAGTAAGGGCACTCACCGGCTGATTAAGCAAGGCGCAAAAATTATTGATTCTGCAGATGATGTTCTGGAAGAATATCATCTGCAGCCGGAGGATAGGCGCAATAAGAAGGCTGAATTGTCTCTTACGGATGAAGAAAAGAATGTTTACGCTGTTCTTTCTTACGACACTCCCTTGGGAATTGAAGAAATTATTCTTAAAACAAATGGGTTACCAACTACGATTACATATATATTATTGCAATTAGAATTGCGTGGGCTGGTGACGGAATGCAGCGGTCAGTGCTACGTCCGTGCTGCCGGGGAGGGAGTCAGTTGA
- the hslU gene encoding ATP-dependent protease ATPase subunit HslU, with protein MKLIELTPKQIVAELNKYIVGQQQAKKSVAVALRNRWRSKQLPAEFKEEIIPKNILMIGPTGVGKTEIARRLAKLVNAPFVKVEATKFTEVGYVGRDVESMIRDLVETAIRIVKQQKMLAVNDQARKLADERILEYFRPATKKESSKNPFEMLFSASSGIEKQQEAQAPEPSPNPDKSQEEWQKKLNNGELEDSLIEITVEDTSNPMLGMFAGSGVEEMGMNIQDMLGNFLPRKQKKRKVTVANARKLFIQEEAQKLIDMDEVNTVAINLAENYGIIFLDEIDKISGPGHSSGPDVSREGVQRDILPIVEGSTVMTKYGPVKTDHVLFIAAGSFHISKPSDLIPELQGRFPIRVELTSLSKDDFRQILTEPANALIKQYIMLLETEGIKIKFSEDAIDEIANIACEVNAQTENIGARRLHTIMEKLLEDLAFDAPDVSDKVVVIDRAYVNEKLAHIVVNQDLSRFIL; from the coding sequence ATGAAGTTGATCGAACTGACGCCTAAACAGATTGTGGCTGAATTGAACAAATATATTGTTGGTCAACAGCAGGCTAAGAAATCCGTAGCCGTAGCCTTGCGCAATCGCTGGCGCAGCAAACAACTGCCTGCCGAATTTAAAGAGGAAATAATCCCTAAGAACATTCTCATGATCGGTCCAACCGGAGTGGGAAAAACTGAGATCGCCCGACGGCTGGCCAAATTAGTGAATGCTCCTTTTGTTAAAGTAGAAGCAACAAAATTCACTGAAGTGGGTTATGTAGGACGGGATGTTGAATCGATGATACGGGATTTGGTTGAAACTGCGATTCGCATCGTCAAGCAGCAAAAAATGCTGGCGGTGAATGATCAGGCACGTAAATTGGCGGATGAGAGAATACTGGAATATTTTCGGCCAGCGACAAAGAAAGAGTCGTCTAAGAATCCGTTTGAAATGTTATTTTCCGCCAGCAGCGGTATTGAGAAGCAGCAAGAAGCTCAGGCACCGGAGCCTTCACCTAATCCGGATAAAAGTCAGGAAGAGTGGCAGAAAAAGCTGAATAATGGCGAGCTGGAAGACAGTTTAATTGAGATTACTGTAGAGGACACTTCCAATCCGATGCTGGGCATGTTTGCCGGGTCCGGCGTTGAAGAGATGGGAATGAATATTCAGGATATGCTGGGCAATTTCTTGCCCCGGAAGCAGAAGAAGCGCAAGGTTACGGTAGCTAACGCTCGGAAACTGTTTATCCAGGAGGAAGCCCAAAAATTAATTGATATGGATGAAGTGAATACGGTTGCTATCAATTTGGCGGAGAATTACGGCATTATTTTTCTTGATGAAATTGATAAAATTTCCGGCCCCGGCCATTCTTCAGGGCCAGACGTTTCACGGGAAGGTGTGCAGCGTGATATACTGCCGATTGTTGAAGGATCAACCGTTATGACCAAATATGGCCCGGTGAAAACCGATCACGTTTTGTTTATTGCTGCCGGTTCATTTCATATTTCCAAACCATCCGACCTGATACCGGAATTGCAAGGACGCTTCCCTATCAGGGTGGAGTTAACCAGCTTATCGAAGGATGATTTTCGCCAAATACTGACGGAACCGGCAAATGCCTTGATAAAGCAATATATTATGCTGCTGGAAACAGAAGGAATAAAAATTAAATTTTCCGAAGATGCTATTGATGAAATAGCAAATATTGCTTGTGAGGTTAATGCGCAAACCGAAAATATCGGTGCCAGGCGGTTGCATACCATTATGGAAAAGTTATTGGAAGATCTGGCGTTTGATGCACCGGATGTATCGGACAAAGTGGTTGTTATTGATCGTGCTTATGTAAATGAAAAATTGGCTCATATAGTGGTAAATCAGGATTTGAGCCGGTTTATTTTATAA
- the codY gene encoding GTP-sensing pleiotropic transcriptional regulator CodY, whose translation MSIMLDRARKINKLLQKSEKVEYDEISRVLSSVISANVYIASKTGDVLGYALQDDFECNLMRERVLQLGHFPEYYVEWLLKVTETSPNLRLKRGMCAFSEGVACMFSDKYTSIVPIHGVGERIGTLIVGKFNDEMNDDDLVLAEYGATVVGMEILRDRSEKIEEEARKKATVQVALGTLSYSELEAVMHILNELDGNEGLLVASKIADRVGITRSVIVNALRKFESAGVIESKSLGMKGTYIKVLNDRLLEELNKLKK comes from the coding sequence ATGTCGATAATGTTGGACCGCGCTCGAAAAATAAATAAACTGTTACAGAAATCGGAAAAGGTAGAATACGATGAAATATCTCGGGTATTAAGCAGCGTTATCAGCGCTAATGTTTACATTGCAAGTAAAACGGGAGATGTTCTGGGGTATGCTTTACAGGATGATTTTGAATGCAATTTGATGCGGGAGCGTGTTTTGCAGCTGGGGCATTTCCCCGAGTATTATGTTGAATGGCTGCTTAAAGTGACCGAAACTTCGCCTAATTTGCGATTAAAAAGAGGGATGTGCGCATTTAGCGAGGGTGTTGCCTGCATGTTTAGTGATAAATATACTAGTATTGTGCCGATCCATGGCGTAGGGGAACGAATCGGCACCTTGATTGTCGGAAAATTTAATGATGAAATGAATGATGATGATTTAGTGTTGGCAGAATATGGCGCTACAGTTGTAGGAATGGAGATTCTACGGGATCGCAGTGAGAAGATTGAGGAGGAAGCTCGGAAAAAAGCAACGGTACAGGTGGCCTTGGGAACTTTATCCTATTCGGAACTGGAAGCCGTAATGCACATTTTAAACGAGCTGGACGGCAATGAGGGGCTGTTGGTCGCCAGTAAGATCGCGGATCGGGTTGGTATTACCCGCTCCGTCATAGTCAATGCGTTACGGAAATTTGAAAGTGCCGGTGTGATTGAGTCGAAATCTTTGGGAATGAAAGGAACCTATATAAAGGTTCTGAATGATCGATTGTTAGAGGAACTTAATAAGTTAAAAAAATAA
- the trmFO gene encoding methylenetetrahydrofolate--tRNA-(uracil(54)-C(5))-methyltransferase (FADH(2)-oxidizing) TrmFO, with amino-acid sequence MAKVTVIGAGLAGSEAAWQIAQAGIDVELYEMRPKVMPPAHHTDQFAELVCSNSLRATAVENAVGLLKEEMRRFDSLIMKAADNSRVPAGGALAVDRQSFSAYITNALTVHPRVNVIHEEITDIPRCELLIIASGPLTSPALSQAIGELTGQDYLYFYDAAAPIVTGESLDMNKIFRASRYGKGDEDYLNCPMNKVEYENFWNELTQAQTTPVKNFEKTVFFEGCMPVEEMAARGIDTLRFGPLKPVGLINPSTGKIPYAVIQLRQDNFAGTLFNLVGFQTHLKWPEQERVFHLIPGLEQAEFLRFGVMHRNTFINSPRILQSTMQMKIRPDIFFAGQITGVEGYVESAASGLMAGINALCLAKGKEPLVFPAETAHGALSRYITEADPSHFQPMNINFGLMIPLEQRIKDKKVKNSLIAERSMTNLRKFKEKFDNILA; translated from the coding sequence GTGGCTAAGGTAACTGTGATTGGAGCCGGTTTGGCCGGAAGCGAGGCCGCCTGGCAAATTGCTCAGGCAGGAATTGACGTTGAGTTATACGAAATGCGGCCTAAGGTCATGCCGCCTGCCCACCATACGGATCAGTTTGCCGAATTGGTTTGCAGCAATTCCCTGCGGGCAACTGCAGTTGAAAATGCAGTCGGGCTATTGAAAGAAGAAATGCGGCGCTTTGATTCCTTGATCATGAAGGCGGCAGACAATAGCAGGGTACCGGCAGGAGGAGCGTTGGCAGTTGATCGCCAATCATTTAGTGCTTACATAACGAATGCATTGACCGTTCATCCCCGGGTGAATGTAATTCATGAGGAAATTACCGACATTCCCCGCTGCGAGCTTTTGATTATTGCCAGTGGGCCGTTAACTTCGCCGGCGTTATCACAAGCGATCGGAGAACTGACCGGACAGGATTATTTGTATTTTTACGATGCCGCAGCGCCAATAGTAACAGGAGAATCCCTGGATATGAATAAAATATTTCGGGCTTCCCGTTATGGCAAGGGGGACGAAGATTATCTCAATTGTCCGATGAATAAAGTAGAATATGAAAATTTTTGGAATGAATTGACTCAAGCGCAGACAACACCGGTTAAAAATTTTGAGAAGACCGTTTTCTTTGAAGGCTGTATGCCGGTAGAGGAAATGGCGGCAAGGGGAATAGACACATTGCGGTTTGGACCGCTAAAGCCGGTGGGATTAATCAATCCGTCCACAGGGAAAATTCCTTATGCGGTTATTCAATTGCGGCAGGACAATTTTGCCGGGACACTGTTTAATCTTGTCGGTTTTCAAACTCATTTAAAATGGCCGGAGCAGGAACGGGTATTTCATTTGATTCCCGGCTTGGAGCAGGCGGAGTTTCTTCGTTTTGGCGTGATGCACCGCAATACTTTTATTAATTCGCCGCGAATTTTGCAGTCCACTATGCAAATGAAAATCCGACCGGATATCTTTTTTGCCGGTCAGATTACCGGAGTGGAAGGCTATGTGGAATCTGCCGCATCCGGTCTGATGGCAGGAATTAATGCGCTATGCCTGGCTAAAGGGAAAGAGCCCCTTGTGTTTCCCGCTGAAACAGCTCACGGCGCTTTAAGCCGGTATATTACGGAGGCAGATCCTTCCCACTTTCAGCCGATGAATATTAATTTCGGTTTAATGATACCGCTGGAGCAGCGGATTAAGGATAAAAAGGTCAAGAACAGTCTTATCGCAGAGCGCTCAATGACAAATTTGAGGAAATTTAAAGAAAAATTCGACAATATTCTTGCATAA
- the hslV gene encoding ATP-dependent protease subunit HslV: MFHATTIVAVHHRDKVAIAGDGQVTFGGNTVMKHNAKKVRRLYHGKVLAGFAGSVADAFTLFSKFEVKLEEFNGNMMRSAVELAKEWRMDRVLRRLEALLIVADAEHMLIISGNGEVIEPDDGVTAIGSGGAYALSAARAMIKHSDLSAAEIAREAIEIASAICIYTNDHIMVEEL; the protein is encoded by the coding sequence ATGTTTCATGCTACAACAATCGTCGCGGTTCATCACCGAGATAAAGTTGCGATTGCTGGCGATGGTCAAGTTACTTTTGGAGGCAATACGGTGATGAAGCATAACGCAAAAAAGGTTCGCCGTTTGTATCACGGGAAAGTTTTAGCCGGATTTGCCGGCTCAGTTGCCGATGCGTTTACCCTTTTTAGTAAATTTGAAGTCAAACTTGAGGAATTTAACGGCAATATGATGCGTTCGGCTGTTGAACTGGCGAAAGAGTGGCGTATGGATCGGGTATTACGACGATTAGAGGCATTACTTATTGTTGCTGATGCAGAGCATATGTTAATTATATCCGGTAATGGCGAAGTGATTGAGCCTGATGACGGGGTAACTGCCATCGGTTCCGGTGGAGCTTATGCGCTATCGGCCGCCCGGGCGATGATCAAGCATTCTGATTTATCGGCGGCTGAAATTGCCAGGGAAGCAATTGAAATTGCCTCAGCTATTTGTATTTACACAAACGATCACATTATGGTAGAGGAATTATGA
- the folK gene encoding 2-amino-4-hydroxy-6-hydroxymethyldihydropteridine diphosphokinase: protein MIALGLGSNVGERESNIVTAIQLLAAHKNILIDAVSSLYETEPVGVKEQPEFLNAVIRIRTQLLPRELLAVCLGIEKRMGRVRVTRWGPRNIDIDLLVYETVELNVPELILPHPRLAARRFVLVPLVEIAGDEIITRGLTPMNLLKQTVDTQKVKLYKIRDGFWHD, encoded by the coding sequence TTGATTGCGCTGGGATTGGGCTCAAACGTTGGTGAGCGTGAGAGCAATATTGTAACTGCTATTCAATTGCTGGCAGCACACAAGAACATTTTGATTGATGCGGTTTCTTCTTTGTATGAAACAGAGCCTGTCGGTGTGAAGGAACAGCCCGAATTTTTAAATGCGGTTATCCGGATTCGTACTCAATTGCTTCCACGAGAGTTACTGGCGGTGTGTCTCGGGATTGAGAAGAGAATGGGACGAGTTCGCGTAACCAGATGGGGGCCGCGAAATATTGATATTGATCTTCTCGTTTATGAGACGGTAGAGTTAAATGTACCGGAATTAATTCTACCGCATCCCCGCTTAGCGGCAAGACGGTTTGTTTTAGTTCCTTTAGTAGAGATTGCCGGCGATGAGATTATTACGCGAGGGTTGACGCCTATGAATTTATTAAAACAGACGGTTGACACGCAGAAAGTAAAACTTTATAAAATCAGAGACGGATTTTGGCATGATTAG
- a CDS encoding glycosyltransferase — protein MDRPFKVLFITAPIGSGHIRAAQAVSRVFRLKYQADVQIVNVFDFFSPWLGNTILKMYLKLLAVFPQIYGRMYQWGNDGSLALFGREVISYFLARRMKHFISACNPAVIVCTHATPAGLVARLLHRQEIHIPSVAIITDFVVHRLWVYPELDYYFVARSKMQEYLQQYGIGPAKSQTTGIPVDLVFGQPFDRQQMEEKLQFAHNIKTILIMGGGAGMLPIDEIIALCDTLDIPLQIIAVTGNNTKMYEKLRRIPLAPQHHLRIEGFVDNVHEFMAAADVLISKPGGMSSAEALSRGLPMLIYHPIPGQEQANTQYLLEQKAALRADSLSELKSLLIDLLVQHPERLIFLKQQALGLGHPAAAEVIADRIYSDFFSG, from the coding sequence ATGGACAGACCTTTTAAGGTACTATTCATTACCGCTCCCATTGGCTCAGGACACATTCGGGCTGCTCAAGCAGTTTCTCGCGTTTTTCGTTTAAAATATCAGGCCGACGTCCAAATTGTCAATGTTTTTGACTTTTTTAGTCCATGGCTGGGGAATACAATTTTGAAAATGTATTTAAAGCTACTGGCGGTGTTTCCCCAAATTTACGGCCGAATGTATCAATGGGGCAATGATGGTTCACTGGCTCTCTTCGGGCGGGAAGTGATCAGCTACTTTTTGGCTCGGCGGATGAAGCACTTTATTTCGGCATGTAACCCGGCAGTCATTGTTTGTACCCATGCTACTCCGGCCGGATTGGTAGCACGATTATTACATAGACAGGAGATTCATATTCCTTCTGTCGCAATTATTACTGATTTTGTCGTACATCGTTTGTGGGTATATCCGGAGTTGGATTATTATTTTGTTGCCAGATCAAAGATGCAGGAATATTTGCAGCAATATGGCATTGGGCCGGCCAAAAGCCAAACTACCGGAATTCCGGTAGATTTGGTTTTTGGCCAACCCTTTGACCGGCAGCAGATGGAAGAAAAACTTCAATTCGCACACAATATTAAAACAATCCTGATCATGGGCGGCGGTGCCGGTATGCTGCCAATCGACGAGATCATCGCTTTGTGCGATACCTTGGATATTCCGTTGCAAATAATTGCAGTTACGGGCAACAATACAAAAATGTATGAGAAACTGCGGCGTATTCCGCTTGCGCCCCAGCATCATCTGCGAATAGAAGGCTTTGTTGATAATGTTCATGAATTTATGGCGGCAGCGGATGTGCTGATATCCAAGCCAGGGGGCATGTCGTCGGCAGAAGCGTTGAGCCGCGGGCTGCCGATGCTGATTTATCATCCCATTCCCGGACAGGAGCAAGCCAATACCCAATATTTATTAGAACAAAAGGCGGCTCTCCGAGCCGATTCCCTGTCGGAACTCAAATCATTGCTAATCGATTTACTGGTACAGCACCCCGAGCGATTAATCTTTTTAAAGCAGCAGGCATTGGGGTTAGGACATCCGGCAGCCGCTGAAGTGATTGCCGACCGAATTTATTCTGATTTTTTTTCGGGATAA
- the topA gene encoding type I DNA topoisomerase, translating into MSKALVVVESPAKAKTIEKFLGKNYIVRASMGHLRDLPKSQFGVDVENDFTPKYINIRGKGDIIKSLKTAAKTVDVVYLASDMDREGEAIAWHLAYILDIPPTENCRIEFNEITKPAIQNAVKHPRSINMARVDAQQARRILDRIVGYKLSPLLWRKVRKGLSAGRVQSVAVRLICDREKEIQAFIPEEYWTMTAKLREKPRSALFDAQLILQDGEKISIVSEKQSEQIKSELEQAEFTVLTVKRRERRRNPAAPFTTSSLQQDASRKLGFTTRKTMMVAQQLYEGLDIGKAGTVGLITYMRTDSTRIADSAQEDARKYIELGYGGSYLPDKPPVYSVKKKAQDAHEAIRPTSFDAVPQKIAAHLSRDQLRLYTLIWERFIASQMAAAVYDTVTVDIGAGCYKLRANGSKIKFDGFMAVYTESKESQEKEKETTLPELTAGQKLRLYKLVSQQHFTEPPSRFSEASLVKTLEEKGIGRPSTYAPIIETILARGYVIRTEKRFEPTELGFVVVDLLKQYFKAIVDVEFTAGMEDQLDEIAEGQGSHIQLLREFYEPFAATLAHAEEEIGDAEIPVEVSDVPCEKCGRYMVVKHGRYGKFLACPGFPDCRNTKPILKDTGVKCPKCAGAIVERRTKRGKVFYGCKNYPECDFVTWDVPLLESCQTCGSFMTRHNFKNGRFVTICSNDACPTRQADLAKETSKVTANSKETKKAGTKKAKTKQSANRRKKSG; encoded by the coding sequence TTGAGTAAAGCGCTTGTTGTTGTGGAGTCTCCAGCAAAAGCAAAAACAATTGAGAAATTTTTAGGGAAAAATTATATTGTCCGGGCTTCTATGGGGCATTTGCGCGATTTACCCAAAAGTCAGTTTGGCGTGGATGTTGAAAATGATTTTACGCCTAAATATATTAATATACGCGGTAAAGGCGATATTATAAAAAGTTTAAAAACGGCGGCAAAGACGGTTGATGTTGTGTATCTGGCGTCTGATATGGATCGGGAGGGCGAGGCTATTGCCTGGCATTTGGCCTATATTTTAGACATACCTCCCACAGAAAATTGTCGCATAGAATTTAATGAAATTACCAAACCGGCTATTCAAAATGCTGTGAAACATCCCCGGTCGATTAATATGGCCAGGGTTGACGCCCAGCAGGCTCGACGGATCCTGGATCGGATTGTCGGTTATAAATTAAGCCCGCTGCTGTGGCGCAAGGTTCGTAAAGGGCTTAGCGCCGGACGAGTACAGTCGGTTGCCGTACGGCTTATCTGTGACCGGGAAAAAGAAATTCAGGCTTTTATTCCGGAAGAGTATTGGACTATGACGGCAAAACTGCGGGAAAAACCCAGGTCAGCCCTGTTTGATGCTCAACTGATTTTGCAGGATGGGGAGAAAATATCAATTGTCAGCGAAAAACAATCCGAACAGATAAAATCCGAGCTTGAACAAGCAGAGTTTACCGTTTTGACGGTGAAACGTCGGGAAAGACGCCGCAATCCGGCAGCGCCTTTTACAACCAGCAGTTTGCAGCAGGACGCATCCCGTAAGCTGGGATTTACAACAAGGAAAACAATGATGGTCGCGCAGCAGTTATACGAGGGATTGGATATTGGTAAAGCGGGAACGGTCGGATTAATTACCTATATGCGTACCGATTCCACCCGAATTGCGGATTCAGCCCAGGAAGATGCCCGTAAATATATCGAACTTGGTTACGGCGGTTCCTATTTACCGGATAAACCGCCGGTATATTCGGTAAAGAAAAAAGCGCAGGATGCTCATGAAGCGATTCGCCCCACCAGTTTTGACGCAGTGCCACAGAAGATCGCAGCTCATTTATCTCGTGATCAGTTGAGATTATATACGCTCATTTGGGAGCGGTTTATTGCCAGCCAAATGGCGGCTGCTGTGTATGATACAGTTACCGTAGACATTGGGGCAGGATGCTACAAGTTGCGGGCTAACGGATCAAAAATTAAATTTGACGGATTTATGGCTGTTTATACGGAAAGCAAAGAGAGTCAGGAAAAAGAAAAAGAAACGACACTGCCGGAATTAACGGCAGGTCAGAAGCTGAGACTGTATAAGCTGGTTTCCCAGCAGCATTTTACCGAGCCGCCGTCCCGATTTAGTGAAGCATCTTTGGTAAAGACATTGGAAGAGAAGGGAATCGGACGTCCCAGCACGTATGCACCAATTATTGAGACCATTCTGGCCCGGGGGTATGTGATTCGAACAGAAAAAAGGTTTGAGCCGACGGAACTGGGATTTGTTGTCGTTGACCTGTTAAAGCAATATTTTAAAGCTATTGTCGATGTTGAGTTTACGGCGGGTATGGAGGATCAATTAGATGAAATTGCCGAAGGACAGGGATCCCATATTCAACTGTTGAGAGAATTCTATGAACCTTTTGCCGCCACGTTAGCTCATGCGGAAGAAGAAATCGGCGACGCGGAAATCCCGGTGGAAGTTTCCGACGTTCCCTGCGAGAAATGCGGCCGGTATATGGTTGTTAAGCACGGACGCTATGGAAAGTTTCTGGCTTGTCCCGGGTTTCCCGATTGTCGCAATACGAAACCTATTTTAAAAGATACCGGAGTGAAGTGCCCCAAATGCGCCGGAGCGATTGTCGAGCGGCGCACAAAACGCGGTAAAGTGTTTTATGGCTGCAAAAATTATCCTGAATGCGATTTTGTTACCTGGGATGTGCCGCTGCTGGAGAGTTGTCAAACCTGCGGTTCGTTTATGACTCGTCATAATTTTAAAAATGGCCGCTTTGTAACGATTTGCAGTAATGATGCTTGTCCAACTAGGCAGGCTGATTTGGCGAAGGAAACAAGTAAAGTAACAGCAAATTCGAAAGAAACGAAAAAAGCAGGAACAAAGAAAGCGAAAACTAAGCAATCGGCGAATCGGAGGAAGAAAAGTGGCTAA
- the folB gene encoding dihydroneopterin aldolase, with amino-acid sequence MSDKILLKNMMFYGFHGVYEYEREQGQRFYIDVELHTDAAVPGETDNLKQAIDYSIVYGQIKEIVENHRFQLLEALGTRIANMLLANWNAVTAVTVRLRKPAVPIPGPIDYVQVEINRSRGKN; translated from the coding sequence ATGAGCGATAAAATTTTATTGAAAAATATGATGTTTTATGGTTTTCATGGGGTTTACGAATATGAACGAGAACAGGGGCAGCGGTTTTATATTGATGTAGAATTGCATACCGATGCTGCCGTTCCGGGAGAAACCGATAACCTTAAACAAGCAATTGACTATAGCATTGTATACGGTCAGATTAAAGAAATTGTTGAAAATCACAGATTTCAATTGCTGGAAGCTTTAGGAACCCGTATCGCCAACATGCTTCTCGCTAATTGGAACGCAGTGACGGCTGTTACGGTGCGGCTGCGAAAACCGGCAGTACCGATTCCTGGTCCGATTGATTATGTACAAGTAGAAATTAACCGGAGCAGGGGTAAGAATTGA